Proteins encoded by one window of Kribbella italica:
- a CDS encoding phosphonatase-like hydrolase, protein MITLVCLDMAGTTVSDDGAVIAAFAAAVESAGLAAGTSEHRSAVDYAQATMGQSKITVFGAIFGGDQERAVAANEAFEKAYAAALTDGATALPGAEDAIRRMRERGLKVALTTGFSPVTRDALIEALGWQDLCDLVLSPADAGRGRPFPDMILSAVLRLEVDDVRQVAVAGDTASDLLAGTRAGASIVAGVLTGAHGTADFAAVPHTHVLPSVVELDQLLAT, encoded by the coding sequence ATGATCACGCTGGTGTGCCTGGACATGGCCGGAACGACGGTCAGCGACGACGGAGCGGTGATCGCCGCGTTCGCTGCGGCGGTCGAGTCGGCCGGCCTGGCGGCCGGGACGAGCGAGCACCGGAGCGCCGTCGACTACGCGCAGGCGACGATGGGCCAGTCGAAGATCACCGTCTTCGGAGCGATCTTCGGCGGCGACCAGGAGCGAGCGGTGGCGGCCAACGAGGCCTTCGAGAAGGCCTACGCCGCGGCCCTGACCGACGGTGCGACCGCCCTGCCCGGTGCGGAGGACGCCATCCGGCGGATGCGGGAACGCGGTCTGAAGGTCGCGCTCACGACGGGCTTCTCGCCCGTGACCCGCGATGCGCTGATCGAGGCACTCGGCTGGCAGGACCTGTGCGACCTGGTCCTCTCACCGGCCGACGCCGGGCGGGGCCGTCCTTTCCCGGACATGATCCTCAGCGCGGTGCTCCGGCTCGAGGTGGATGACGTCCGCCAGGTCGCTGTCGCCGGCGACACCGCGAGCGACCTGCTCGCCGGCACCCGGGCCGGCGCCTCGATCGTGGCCGGAGTTCTGACCGGCGCCCACGGTACGGCGGACTTCGCCGCCGTACCGCACACCCATGTCCTGCCCTCGGTCGTCGAGCTGGACCAGTTGCTCGCCACCTGA
- a CDS encoding alkaline phosphatase D family protein, which produces MTDSDPRSNATVGRRVLLGGGAATAVSMAAIPAAARPDGPVRAAVMEFADPWTKGTGLAALLRAAGVEVMTLDVTKPPSGQLLGGRRVDLIAFGSFVNNDPAYAAYVGQETEGLRDFAARGGVVLELAQSDQFGASVAYLPEGMSARRADADHDAIYPTDRSHPLVKELRTSNGLLFDGRDTAIRVSWETLVSSLSMRVLMGTSASGLPPCLLEGAHGRGRFLVSSLTVDKVYDAAGTKTIQPELAVADSVAFFTAVARYVGLVRTGAAPVVVPTPVPTEPATGPLVGHVETDQARIWVRPGADHQTVTQWECSVRSSSGAVRVATARLSPANDHTVVFDVRGLRARTAYTYQIRPRRFAGEFAPLTGSFTTAPAPGQPAVVTMGLGSCAPSDPNDVWTRILTEGCDSFVMLGDTPYVDSGDLEVARSKHRAFLKVPQLAELVRSRPIWGTWDDHDFGGNDQHGDFAGKKNTRRAFVDYRANATFGHNAAGERLTTREEGNGVYTSFRRGPIEVFLIDPRWFSRTEPSWADPDQPTCLGSLQWQWLRERLRRSTAPFKALATGMIWDDKQNSEKDDWGTYSYERDAILDFIAAERIPGCFLIGGDIHVSRALDYGPRVGYDLWQFIVSPLHASTIPSLNVPHPALVHSAVEPHVFLKLVADTTVSPATLTATWINRDGRRIFEVRRTATEMGHPA; this is translated from the coding sequence ATGACTGACAGCGATCCGCGTTCGAACGCGACTGTGGGGCGGCGCGTACTGCTCGGAGGGGGTGCGGCGACCGCGGTGTCGATGGCCGCGATTCCGGCGGCCGCGCGGCCCGACGGACCTGTGCGGGCCGCGGTGATGGAGTTCGCCGACCCGTGGACCAAGGGCACCGGGCTGGCGGCCTTGCTGCGGGCGGCCGGCGTCGAGGTGATGACGCTCGATGTCACGAAGCCGCCGAGTGGGCAGCTCCTCGGCGGGCGTCGCGTCGATCTCATCGCGTTCGGTAGCTTCGTCAACAACGATCCGGCGTACGCCGCGTACGTCGGCCAGGAAACGGAAGGACTGCGGGACTTCGCCGCCCGCGGCGGGGTCGTGCTGGAACTCGCGCAGTCCGACCAGTTCGGCGCCTCGGTCGCCTACCTGCCCGAAGGGATGAGCGCTCGCCGGGCCGATGCCGATCACGACGCGATCTACCCGACCGACCGTTCCCACCCGCTGGTCAAGGAACTGCGCACGAGCAACGGCCTGCTCTTCGATGGTCGTGACACCGCGATCCGGGTCAGCTGGGAGACGCTCGTGTCGAGCCTCTCGATGCGAGTGCTGATGGGAACGTCGGCGAGTGGACTGCCGCCCTGTCTGCTCGAGGGTGCTCACGGCCGCGGACGGTTCCTGGTGAGCAGCCTGACGGTCGACAAGGTGTACGACGCCGCCGGTACGAAGACGATCCAGCCTGAGCTCGCGGTCGCCGACAGCGTGGCGTTCTTCACCGCGGTCGCCCGGTACGTCGGCCTGGTCCGCACGGGTGCCGCGCCGGTGGTCGTCCCGACACCGGTTCCGACCGAGCCGGCGACCGGACCGCTCGTCGGGCACGTCGAGACCGACCAGGCACGGATCTGGGTGCGGCCCGGTGCCGATCACCAGACCGTGACCCAGTGGGAGTGCAGTGTCCGGAGTTCGTCGGGCGCCGTGCGGGTCGCGACCGCCCGGTTGTCGCCGGCCAACGACCACACCGTCGTCTTCGACGTCCGCGGCCTGCGCGCCCGTACGGCGTACACCTACCAGATCAGGCCGCGGCGCTTCGCGGGCGAGTTCGCCCCGCTGACCGGCTCGTTCACCACCGCGCCGGCGCCGGGTCAGCCGGCCGTCGTCACGATGGGCCTCGGGTCCTGCGCGCCGTCGGACCCGAACGACGTGTGGACCAGGATCCTGACCGAAGGCTGCGACAGCTTCGTGATGCTGGGCGACACGCCGTACGTCGACTCCGGTGACCTCGAAGTTGCCCGTAGCAAGCACCGGGCGTTCCTGAAGGTGCCGCAGCTGGCCGAGCTGGTCAGGAGCCGGCCGATCTGGGGGACGTGGGACGACCACGACTTCGGCGGGAACGACCAGCACGGCGACTTCGCGGGCAAGAAGAACACCCGGCGCGCGTTCGTCGACTACCGGGCGAACGCGACGTTCGGGCACAACGCCGCCGGCGAGCGGCTGACCACACGCGAGGAGGGCAACGGGGTCTACACCTCGTTCCGCCGTGGGCCGATCGAGGTGTTCCTGATCGACCCGCGGTGGTTCAGCCGAACCGAACCGAGCTGGGCGGACCCGGACCAGCCGACCTGCCTCGGCAGCCTGCAGTGGCAGTGGTTGCGTGAGCGGCTGCGCCGCAGTACGGCGCCCTTCAAGGCCTTGGCGACCGGGATGATCTGGGACGACAAGCAGAACTCCGAGAAGGACGACTGGGGCACGTACTCCTACGAGCGCGACGCGATCCTCGACTTCATCGCCGCCGAGAGGATCCCGGGCTGCTTCCTGATCGGTGGCGACATCCACGTGTCACGAGCCCTCGACTACGGACCGCGGGTCGGCTACGACCTGTGGCAGTTCATCGTCAGTCCGTTGCACGCGAGCACGATCCCGAGCCTGAACGTGCCGCATCCGGCGCTGGTGCACAGTGCGGTCGAGCCTCACGTGTTCCTGAAGCTCGTCGCGGACACGACCGTCAGCCCCGCGACCCTGACCGCGACCTGGATCAACCGGGACGGGCGGCGCATCTTCGAGGTCCGTCGTACCGCGACCGAGATGGGTCACCCGGCCTGA
- a CDS encoding alpha/beta fold hydrolase — protein MRLIRTTTVATLACAGLLVSGCSDDGTPGTVASESASTQPTESSPSPTPSVDLQPLGERCGQTAQQDATTARVVKGSGDVQLYGVGAGSGRLGVVLVHGSGSRGVCNWAGEIGWLAKAGLNVVGYDQSCVGSSTCAGDVRPVEDLLAVVGDLRRRGATKVVVVGASAGGSLPLVAAVRPDSGIAAVVSLSPANVAMPIGTADAPDATALSVARSVRQPVLYALAQDDTASTVAEMRSLSTATKGSRLVLLPAGSGHAQEVLYDTTGQKPSAFRQTFLTFLRAV, from the coding sequence GTGCGCCTGATCAGGACGACGACCGTGGCGACCTTGGCCTGTGCCGGTCTGCTGGTGTCCGGATGCTCGGACGACGGAACGCCGGGGACGGTGGCCTCGGAGAGCGCCAGCACGCAACCCACCGAGTCGTCACCGTCCCCGACACCCTCGGTCGACCTCCAGCCGCTGGGCGAGCGGTGCGGTCAGACAGCTCAGCAGGACGCCACGACCGCCCGCGTGGTGAAGGGGAGTGGCGACGTCCAGTTGTACGGCGTCGGAGCCGGCAGCGGCCGTCTCGGTGTGGTGCTGGTGCACGGCTCGGGATCGCGGGGCGTGTGCAACTGGGCCGGTGAGATCGGCTGGCTGGCGAAGGCCGGCCTGAACGTCGTCGGCTACGACCAGAGCTGTGTCGGGTCGAGCACCTGCGCCGGCGACGTCCGGCCGGTCGAGGATCTCCTCGCGGTGGTCGGCGATCTGCGCCGGCGTGGAGCGACCAAGGTCGTGGTGGTCGGCGCATCGGCGGGTGGCTCGTTGCCGCTGGTCGCCGCGGTCAGGCCCGACTCCGGGATCGCTGCCGTGGTCTCGCTTTCCCCCGCTAACGTGGCGATGCCGATCGGTACGGCGGACGCACCGGACGCCACCGCGCTGTCGGTCGCGCGGAGTGTCCGGCAGCCGGTCCTCTACGCCCTGGCTCAGGACGACACGGCCTCGACGGTGGCAGAGATGAGATCCCTGAGCACTGCGACCAAGGGCTCCCGCCTCGTCCTGCTGCCGGCCGGGTCGGGCCATGCCCAAGAGGTTCTCTACGACACCACGGGGCAGAAGCCATCCGCCTTCCGGCAGACCTTCCTCACCTTCCTCCGCGCGGTCTGA
- a CDS encoding alpha/beta hydrolase — MRLITTLAALGGHPIRFSAVAAPDGDPGSTVIAPDPRARIGRVRGVRATKGIPYAPKLRMDVLTPEGSGPYPLVVYLPGGGFVSARRQMAAKQRRYVAAAGFVVASIDYRTTSVGATYRDGLADVAAALEFLRANAAEYGVDPGKVAVWGESAGGYLAAMAGTDPANKLGAVVDVFGASNLATVADGFDAETVAYYTSAGSPIPAYILGPDRAPADYPDEMRQADPASRVTAETPPFLLLHGDDDRIISPSQTARLHQALLRADVESTRYVVKDGGHGELSNHPDLWTSIDLMDRVVAFLRAHLD; from the coding sequence ATGCGTTTGATCACCACGCTCGCCGCGCTGGGTGGGCATCCGATCCGGTTCTCCGCGGTCGCGGCTCCGGACGGGGATCCCGGCAGCACGGTGATCGCGCCTGATCCGCGGGCGCGGATCGGGCGCGTCCGTGGTGTGCGGGCGACGAAGGGCATCCCGTACGCGCCGAAGCTCCGGATGGACGTGCTGACACCAGAGGGGAGTGGTCCGTACCCGCTGGTGGTCTACCTGCCCGGGGGTGGGTTCGTGTCGGCCCGTCGGCAGATGGCCGCCAAGCAACGACGGTACGTCGCCGCGGCCGGGTTTGTTGTCGCGAGCATCGATTACCGGACGACCTCGGTCGGCGCGACGTACCGCGACGGGCTGGCGGACGTCGCCGCGGCGCTCGAGTTCCTGCGCGCCAACGCCGCCGAGTACGGCGTCGACCCCGGCAAGGTCGCGGTGTGGGGCGAATCGGCCGGTGGTTACCTGGCCGCGATGGCCGGGACGGACCCGGCGAACAAGCTCGGCGCGGTCGTCGACGTGTTCGGCGCCTCGAACCTGGCGACGGTCGCGGACGGCTTCGACGCGGAGACCGTCGCCTACTACACCAGTGCCGGATCGCCGATCCCGGCGTACATCCTCGGTCCGGACCGCGCGCCCGCCGACTACCCCGACGAGATGCGGCAGGCCGATCCGGCGAGCCGGGTCACGGCCGAGACACCGCCGTTCCTGCTGCTCCACGGCGACGACGACCGGATCATCTCCCCGTCCCAGACCGCCCGCCTGCACCAGGCCCTGCTGCGGGCCGACGTGGAAAGCACGCGGTACGTCGTCAAGGACGGCGGCCACGGCGAGCTGTCCAACCACCCGGACCTGTGGACCAGCATCGACCTCATGGACCGGGTCGTCGCGTTCCTTCGCGCCCACCTCGACTGA
- a CDS encoding alpha-D-ribose 1-methylphosphonate 5-triphosphate diphosphatase, with product MTWPVRTPSAYVLGHVRAVLPDRVVDDARIVVEAGRIVAVGPHPKGARADLDGGGLLCLPGLVDVHSDALTREFRPRPGAALPAGFALRSVEQKLTAAGITTAYHGIAFQDRTAVGIPIESPREDVVYDALLDHSAAGVDHRVLHRLDIRCPGGVRRLADRLDALPEATPLVSHEDHTPGQGQYADPATMEKWLMEAEGFTTHDARRHVAELRADRDDRLDQRDRSLRWLAELAGAGRIRLAGHDPADASDIERLRASAGTVAEFPTTVAAAEAARQHELLVVAGAVNVLRGGSHAGNVSAAELVAAGLVDALTSDYLPSALLPAATELVNRGIADLPAAVGLITSGPAAVAGLTDRGALVAGRRAHLLLADIGGRWPVVRAVHGPFDQAG from the coding sequence ATGACCTGGCCTGTGCGGACACCGTCCGCCTACGTGCTCGGCCACGTCCGAGCCGTCCTCCCCGACCGCGTCGTCGACGACGCGCGGATCGTCGTCGAAGCCGGCCGGATCGTGGCCGTCGGACCTCATCCAAAGGGTGCCCGAGCCGACCTCGACGGCGGCGGACTACTCTGCCTCCCCGGGCTCGTCGACGTGCACAGCGACGCCCTGACCCGGGAGTTCCGGCCTCGCCCCGGTGCCGCGCTCCCCGCCGGGTTCGCCCTCCGGTCGGTCGAGCAGAAACTGACCGCCGCCGGGATCACCACCGCCTACCACGGCATCGCGTTCCAGGACCGGACGGCGGTCGGCATACCGATCGAGTCGCCACGCGAGGACGTCGTGTACGACGCACTGCTGGACCACTCCGCGGCCGGCGTCGACCACCGGGTGCTGCACCGGCTCGACATCCGCTGTCCCGGCGGCGTACGACGCCTGGCCGACCGCCTGGACGCTCTGCCAGAAGCGACGCCGCTGGTCTCACACGAGGACCACACCCCCGGCCAGGGCCAGTACGCCGACCCGGCCACCATGGAGAAGTGGCTGATGGAGGCCGAGGGATTCACCACGCACGACGCTCGCCGGCACGTCGCCGAACTCCGCGCCGATCGTGACGACCGGCTCGACCAGCGAGACCGGAGCCTGCGCTGGCTCGCTGAGCTCGCGGGCGCCGGAAGGATCAGACTCGCGGGCCATGACCCTGCCGACGCCTCCGACATCGAGAGGCTCCGCGCGTCCGCCGGTACTGTCGCCGAATTTCCGACCACAGTGGCCGCGGCCGAAGCGGCCCGGCAGCACGAGCTGCTCGTCGTCGCAGGAGCCGTCAACGTCCTCCGGGGCGGATCCCACGCCGGCAACGTCTCCGCGGCCGAGCTGGTTGCCGCTGGTCTGGTCGATGCCCTGACGTCCGACTACCTGCCGTCGGCACTGCTCCCGGCGGCGACCGAGCTCGTCAACCGCGGGATCGCCGACCTGCCCGCGGCCGTGGGGCTGATCACCTCCGGCCCGGCGGCTGTGGCCGGGCTGACGGATCGCGGCGCCCTGGTCGCAGGGCGCCGCGCCCATCTGCTGCTCGCCGACATCGGCGGCCGGTGGCCCGTCGTACGGGCTGTGCACGGGCCTTTCGATCAGGCCGGGTGA
- a CDS encoding phosphate/phosphite/phosphonate ABC transporter substrate-binding protein, producing MRITASKGLVAAALAVALLAAGCGAEKENGTTAQGFPATLVLGAIPAESSTDLQASYDPVIKLLEQETGAKVELSQATDYAGVVEGMISGKVDLAFLGPFAYVIATGNGAKIQPLGAVTAAKGQPSGYRSYALAKAGNDKIGTLSDFKGKTVCFVDPGSTSGFLYPSAGLIEAGVIASSQEKDLTAGLKPVYAGGHDASALAVKNGGCEAGFAMQSMVDTTLPGKGELTKGELKTVWTSPTIAGSLFVARQDLGGDQIGKLTKLLTEKANADQLKAAGMCEGDCLITDEDAWGVVPAKDSDYAGVRQVCAVTKSDKCKG from the coding sequence ATGCGTATCACCGCTTCGAAAGGCCTCGTCGCCGCGGCACTCGCCGTAGCCCTGCTCGCTGCCGGCTGTGGCGCCGAGAAGGAGAACGGGACGACTGCCCAGGGATTCCCCGCCACGCTGGTCCTCGGCGCGATCCCGGCCGAGAGCTCGACCGATCTGCAGGCCAGCTACGACCCGGTCATCAAACTGCTCGAGCAGGAGACCGGCGCGAAGGTCGAGCTGAGCCAGGCCACCGACTACGCCGGGGTGGTCGAGGGGATGATCTCCGGCAAGGTCGATCTCGCCTTCCTCGGGCCGTTCGCCTATGTGATTGCCACTGGCAACGGAGCGAAGATCCAGCCGCTCGGTGCGGTGACTGCTGCCAAGGGTCAGCCGTCGGGCTACCGCTCGTACGCTCTGGCCAAAGCCGGCAACGACAAGATCGGCACGTTGTCCGACTTCAAGGGTAAGACGGTGTGCTTCGTCGACCCCGGCTCGACCTCGGGATTCCTGTACCCGTCGGCGGGGCTGATCGAGGCCGGCGTGATCGCGTCGTCGCAGGAGAAGGATCTCACCGCCGGACTCAAGCCCGTGTACGCCGGTGGGCACGACGCCTCCGCCCTGGCGGTCAAGAACGGCGGCTGCGAGGCCGGGTTCGCGATGCAGTCGATGGTGGACACGACCCTGCCCGGCAAGGGGGAGCTGACCAAGGGTGAGCTGAAGACGGTCTGGACCTCGCCGACCATCGCCGGTTCGCTCTTCGTGGCGCGCCAGGATCTCGGCGGCGACCAGATCGGCAAGCTGACCAAGCTGCTCACCGAGAAGGCCAACGCGGACCAACTGAAGGCGGCCGGGATGTGCGAGGGCGACTGCCTGATCACGGACGAGGACGCGTGGGGCGTCGTACCGGCCAAGGACAGCGACTACGCCGGCGTCCGGCAGGTCTGCGCCGTCACCAAGTCCGACAAGTGCAAGGGCTGA
- a CDS encoding AMP-binding protein yields MNLASWVERNGRRLRSEPAIAEGTQVHATWGAFAARVAAIAGGLYGDLGLAAGDRVAIVMRNRPEYLEAQYAAWHAGLVTVPVNARLHRDEIAYILDHSGAKVVVTDEEHAVDVVPLMDSVEALQTAVQAPGPEWDRLAEAAAIPLVDRAPDDAAWLFYTSGTTGRPKGATLTHGNLLMASLSYFADIDQVESTDSVLHAAPLSHGSGLYGLPHVARGAVSVMPGSSAVDGAELLAMLRRWPGMSFFAAPIMVKRLAGDAALAGADLSELKTIIYGGAPMYLADLEEALAVFGPRLAQIYGQGETPMTITALSRTDHAHRDHPRWRDRLQSVGFPRTDVEVRAVDPEGVEVPTGEVGEVVVRGGVVMAGYWDQPDETAETLRDGWLHTGDLGSFDDDGYLTLRDRSKDLIISGGMNIYPREVEEALLRHPAVAAAAVVGRPDPEWGEAVVAFVVAAGGDTPSPDELGRTCTEHIARFKRPKEYHFVAALPTNNYGKVLKRELRDRL; encoded by the coding sequence GTGAATCTCGCGTCGTGGGTCGAACGCAACGGCCGCCGGCTGCGGAGTGAACCGGCGATCGCCGAGGGCACTCAGGTGCACGCGACGTGGGGTGCCTTCGCTGCCCGGGTCGCAGCGATCGCGGGCGGGCTGTACGGCGACCTCGGGCTGGCTGCCGGTGATCGGGTAGCGATCGTGATGCGCAACCGGCCGGAGTACCTCGAAGCGCAGTACGCCGCCTGGCACGCCGGCCTCGTCACGGTTCCGGTCAACGCCCGGCTGCACCGCGACGAGATCGCGTACATCCTCGACCACAGCGGGGCGAAGGTTGTGGTCACCGACGAGGAGCACGCCGTGGACGTCGTACCGCTGATGGACAGCGTCGAGGCGCTGCAGACCGCCGTACAAGCTCCGGGTCCGGAGTGGGATCGGCTTGCTGAGGCTGCGGCGATCCCTCTGGTCGACCGGGCGCCTGACGATGCGGCGTGGCTGTTCTACACCAGCGGTACGACCGGCCGGCCGAAGGGTGCGACGCTGACCCACGGCAACCTGCTGATGGCGTCGCTCAGCTACTTCGCCGACATCGACCAGGTCGAGTCGACCGACAGCGTCCTGCACGCCGCGCCGCTCTCGCACGGCTCCGGGCTGTACGGCCTGCCGCACGTGGCGCGGGGAGCGGTCAGCGTGATGCCGGGATCGAGTGCCGTGGACGGCGCCGAGCTTCTGGCCATGCTGCGCAGGTGGCCCGGGATGTCGTTCTTCGCCGCGCCCATCATGGTGAAGCGGCTTGCCGGCGACGCGGCCCTCGCCGGTGCCGACCTCTCAGAGCTGAAGACGATCATCTACGGCGGCGCCCCGATGTACCTGGCGGACCTCGAGGAGGCCTTGGCCGTCTTCGGCCCGCGGCTCGCCCAGATCTACGGCCAAGGCGAGACGCCGATGACGATCACCGCCTTGTCGAGGACCGACCACGCACACCGCGACCATCCCCGGTGGCGGGATCGCTTGCAGAGCGTCGGTTTCCCTCGGACGGACGTCGAGGTGCGCGCCGTCGATCCCGAAGGCGTGGAGGTGCCGACCGGCGAGGTGGGCGAGGTGGTGGTTCGTGGCGGCGTGGTGATGGCCGGGTACTGGGACCAGCCCGACGAGACCGCGGAGACGTTGCGCGATGGCTGGCTGCACACCGGCGACCTCGGCAGCTTCGACGACGACGGGTACCTCACCCTGCGCGACCGGTCGAAGGACCTGATCATCAGCGGCGGGATGAACATCTATCCCCGCGAGGTCGAAGAGGCGCTGCTCCGCCACCCGGCCGTGGCAGCAGCAGCCGTCGTCGGCCGTCCGGACCCCGAGTGGGGAGAGGCCGTGGTCGCTTTCGTCGTCGCCGCCGGCGGCGACACCCCGTCTCCCGACGAACTCGGCCGCACCTGCACCGAACACATCGCCCGGTTCAAGCGTCCCAAGGAATACCATTTCGTGGCGGCCCTACCGACGAACAACTACGGGAAGGTCCTCAAACGCGAACTCCGCGACCGGCTGTAA
- a CDS encoding TetR family transcriptional regulator: protein MTLSKSDRTAEEFKAAARRVFARQGYTATKVTDITTEAGRAAGGIYRYFPSKAAVLKALADDFLQARHHRVAGTAGHGHTMTTEQDVRDHVQAYWRSYREYLPEMIAIQEAAASDPEFAVIQRRVRANDVAIWRVHIKELRAHLGQPVGESAVLAQMVVGLLESYCYTTFQPGTGRPRGNVSTLTAFVYGGITR from the coding sequence GTGACGCTCTCGAAGTCCGACCGCACGGCCGAGGAGTTCAAGGCGGCCGCCCGCCGGGTCTTCGCCAGGCAGGGGTACACGGCGACGAAAGTCACCGACATCACCACCGAGGCCGGCCGGGCGGCCGGTGGCATCTACCGCTACTTCCCCTCCAAGGCCGCCGTGCTCAAGGCGCTCGCCGACGACTTCCTCCAGGCCCGCCACCACCGCGTCGCCGGTACGGCGGGCCATGGCCACACGATGACCACCGAGCAGGATGTCCGCGACCACGTGCAGGCGTACTGGCGTTCGTACCGCGAGTACCTCCCGGAGATGATCGCCATCCAGGAGGCCGCCGCGTCCGACCCCGAGTTCGCCGTCATCCAGCGCCGGGTCCGCGCCAACGACGTCGCCATCTGGCGCGTCCACATCAAGGAGCTCCGGGCGCACCTCGGCCAACCGGTCGGCGAGTCCGCCGTACTCGCGCAGATGGTGGTCGGCCTGCTGGAGAGCTACTGCTACACCACCTTCCAACCAGGCACCGGCCGTCCCCGGGGAAACGTCAGCACCCTCACCGCCTTCGTGTACGGCGGAATCACGCGCTAG